DNA sequence from the Anomalospiza imberbis isolate Cuckoo-Finch-1a 21T00152 chromosome 14, ASM3175350v1, whole genome shotgun sequence genome:
CATTTCACACTTCAGCTCTCAAGCAGATCCCAGCAGAATTGCAGTGATCAGTCTCTGCTTTGCTGGGGGAGAAGTGTCTCAGTCCTTCCCAAGCTGCTGATGGAGTGACTGTGTGCACAGCTAAGCAGCTTGGAGGAGTCTGCTTACAAAGTGTTGGTTCAGCCTAACAAAGCCCTTGGATTGGTGGTGAGGTTCGGTGTTTCCAGCTATTCTTCCAAACAAAAAGATGTTTATTCCtcacagccaggctgctcccagatCCAGTCCCCaagcccttccctgctcccaggacCCTGTTCACAGTACAACTCTCTGATCTGGGGTGGTAGCAGATTCACATCTCCCACTGAGTCTCAGGGAGGAGGTCGCTGGACAGAAACCAGGGCTGTGCCTCACTTTTGCCAGCTGCATTTTTGCATTTACTGGCTCGATTGGTATCACAAGATCACCATGGGTGGGGAATGGCCCTCATCCAAAGCAGGGAATGGCTTCTGGCAAATGCTAGTAACAGGTATTTCAAGTCTGCCTCTTTGCTATTCAGGAGCTATACTGTTTGACCTGCTGTCCACGAAGGACACATTTTAACTTCATTTCTCACCCCACCTGATCTCTTCTAGCCTCAGAAGCATAACACAGAGATGAATTTGTTGAAGGGCACTAAGATAAAAAGAAGATATGCCATCTGAAAGGATAACATGAAACATGCAACGAGAATATCTCTGGAGATTATAATATAAGCTAAAAGAGACTATCACctatacaaattaaaaaattattttaaaatagcacAAAATTCTCCACCAGGCTAAAAAACAGGCAATGCATAGTGGAATTACGGTACATTTTTAgttgaagaaataaataaatctacTATGATAACACCAGAGTTTGTTATTGCCTTGTCCATGTATGCACTGTGCACACCTCAGAAATTTAGTGACGTTGCATTTGAAACACAATGGAAAAgcaaagataagaaaataaatgactCGGTATTTTCACATAAGCCATGTAAGACAGAAGAGAGGTTCTCACCTGTCTGCTTTGAGATGGCAGTGTGGCAGCCTGCATCTGTCTCTGCATCCGATGTGGCTGCATCAGCTGTCGGAACTGCTGCTGGAGAAACTGGCTGTTGTTGGTCTGCTGGGACTGCTGCGTGGCTggagtctgctgctgctgctgctgctgctggagataGTGAATGAGGGACTGCTGTCCTTGTCCTGCTGTCAGAGGGGACATTTTTTGAGTAGCTGACTCTGAGGCAAAGTGAGACAATGGTTTGGTGTTGTTGAAAGAAAACTGGTCTTGGCTAACAGGGCTCTCATTCACCAGACCTGGCTGTAAGCTACTGGATGGCTGTTGCATAATTATGTTCATATTTTTGGTCTGGTTTGTAGTCATTGATTTAAAAAGCGAGTTCTGCATACTTGTGGGATTGCTGGTGGGAGTGATATTAGACATTAATGTACCTTGAGGACTGAAGGGTTGCTGATGCAGAGCCGGGCTTGACAGCTTTTCTGGCCTGTATGGTGGAGAAGGTCCAGTATTTGTGGAGGCCATGCTGGCAACCAAGTTGTTCTGTGGGCTTTTAATGCTGCTGGCTGGCAAGCTGGCTGCTGTTAGAGCAGGCAGCATGGAGCTCTGAGGGCTGAAGGGCTGCTGGCTCAGAGCTGGACTGGAGAGCTTCTCAGAGCCATAAGGGGGAGAGGGGCCATTGGATGGGGTGCTGCTGGAAGTCATGCTTGAAAGCAGAGTGTTTTGAGGACTCTGAATGTTGTTTCCTGGTAAATTATTAGCAGGCATGCCAGACACCATAACATTTTGAGGACTAAAAGGTTGATGGTGTGGGGATGATCCTGCCCTGTAAGGCGGAGAGAGACCAGGAGGAGACATAGTTGGCCAGCTGGGAGCCTGTACTTGTTGCTTTGTACCAGACACCTGCttgctggctgccagctgctTTAGCTGCTGAGCATGCCAGTTGGAGCCAGGCATGTTGGGCAAGGGTACTGGGAGCATCGGTGGCGGCTGGTTTTTGTTCTGAGCTGCTGTAGAGATGGGTGATGCAGCAGGTTTGTTTGAGGGAGGAACTTGGAAGTTAGCTCCAGCAGATGATGGTCTCATCTGAGGGGATCCTCCACTGGCTGGATTGCAGCCTGGAGAAAAATCTTTGTTAGCAACATGGTTCTCCAAGTGGGAAGTCTGTGGGGATGACTTTGGAGTGGTACTTATGTTTGGTTGGGAATGACTCAGACCAAGTGGATCTTCAGCCTTGCTGCACAAAATCTTCTCCAGGTCCAGGTCATTGGGAGAAGGATCAGGCATTTTGGTCAGCTCTTCCAATAGATCTTGCAGTTCCTGGTCCACAGACTGTAAGCTGTTTCCTTTCTCATCATAATGGACGATGTTGTTGGTCTGCCCTCCTATTGACCCcttctgatttatttctgtgttgGCTGGCACTGAGAACGGGGAGCCAATGCCACCACCATTCATGTGATTGTTTTCAAGGAGCACCGGGTGCCCTGCGACTCCCAGGGAAGAAGTGCTGTGACCGCTGGAGAACGGAGAACTTTGCATTTCTGGGCACACCATGTTGGGATTGGCACCTTGGCCCATGGCAAGGTTTACATCGTCAAGACAAAGTCTTTTACTGTCATTTGGGAAAGTGACATCAGGCACGCCactggaggcaggagagctaTCATCTTCCAGTTTCCTTTTAATGGATCCCTGTAACTGTGAAAacataaaaggaagaagaaagaatccATTATTGACCATATTCTGACATGTGCTGAAGCTCCACACTACAACACTGGGTTGGaggtaaagaaaattaaataatacaATTAAAAAGCCAATCATGTAAGACAAATTCAGTCAGGATTTAAATGTGTGCAACTTCACCAAAATCAAAAGAGTTATAATCAGACAAAGGCTAAATCTCATGAATTGGCTTTAAAACAGATGTTAAAGCTACAAAATACTGTCTGTCATGTGACTATAatagaagttttaaaaatagtttctgGTTGCATTTCAATTAAGACATTATACTCCCTGCATAACAAACATGCCAATGTTTTTATGGTAACATTTTTTAGGTCTAAATGGCAAATCTGAATGAAACTCTGGACTGAAGTTAGTGACCTTCTGCCAGTGACTCGAATTAAATTTAGACCTGAGACAATtaaattgttttacattctttatAGGCCAAACATCTGAAATAACTAGCATACTTtctaaacaaaccaaaacaaaccaaattctCAGCTATCTATCTAAACAGACTTTCAAACTTCCTATCACAGATGTTTCAAATTCCAGAAAGAGTAAGTAACAGCTAAACttcttaatttttgtttattcttcTATGTCTAAGGCACTGTGAGCTTCATTCTTTTGAAGGACTGCCACTCATTCATAAAAATGGACATGTTTTCAAAATACAATTATATAAACATCTTGACCTACAAGAAATGATGGAGCTGTAAATTCACAAATCTTAGGGAAAAGAAACTTGCCTTCTACATATCAAGAAAGTGAAACTGGAAACAATGCTTCTCATACTATTTCAGCATATGGCAATCTCTTCCACATAAAATAATCTACGGCTTTCAATTTTAACAAGCATGACCTGTATGTCACAGGATTAATCAGACCTTAACATTGCTGCTTCAAGTGAAGGGAAATAACTATTATGACCTTGTTTATCAATAGAGGGAAGCAGTATATAGAAAAGTATCTGATCAGCACTGGGAAAGTGAAAGAACACTGGTTCCTCTAGGCCAGCTCCCAGTAAAGCATCTCCCAGCTCTGGGCTACAAGTCCAAGTGCTTCCTGTTATGTAGTGctataaaaaaaatcccatctaaTAAAAGCTTATATCAACAGAAAAGTCCCCCCGCCAACCCCAGCATAACCAGATCCACTCTAGGGCTATGCTGCATATGGCCAACTTCTAAATATTACACTAATTTTTAAACACATTGCAGTTATGCCTCAGCCACTGCACAACTGCTGCACTTTGGTACAGTGTCACAGCACTGTCACCACAGGGTGTGTGAAGGCTGCAGGACACAGGGTGGGTACACCATGTGCAGCTCCTTCTGCACTGTGCAAACAGCTGATGCCCACCCCTACATTCAGCCTGTCTTCAGGCAATCACCCCCAAACGTCTATGGCCCTGACCTGGGAACACGGCAGGGCTGCCTGGTGGCTCACTCAGCTGGTCTCACACCTCTCAACACTTATTTCCAAGTTGGTGGGCAGAGGGACAATGGCAGATTTGTGCCTACAGTTGCTGAGGGTGCAGATGCAGTTTGGGATTAGAATCAGACACTGCCATGCTGGTATGCACTTTACAGAGACATTCGGAAGAGAGGATACAAGCTGGTTGTCCATGATCATCATAGCTCACTGCAGACTACAGTGAGCTGCTGAACAGCTTTTAGGAGGTGTTAATCTACCCTCCATCACCAGACACAGCAGCTTTGGCACTGTGGCAAACAGACCTTTGGGTATTTTCCCTTTACTCCCCAAGAGTTGTCCCTTACAGAGTTACTAGTGCTCGTCTCTGGTGATCTCCAGTCACATTGCTTTAACATGGGCTGTGCTCAAAAACCACAGGAGGGGAGAAGTGAGGAGAGCTGCTTCCAGTGCACATTGTCTGGTTACCTGAGAGCCTCTTTGGGcagcagggtctgtgctgggccaggatTGCTGTTCTGTGAGAGACTGTCCCAGTGTCACAGCCAGACACTGCTGCACCATCAGACATTTGCTTAGCTTTAGGAAATGGAACCAGGCCTAAATCTTCTCCCAAATGTTAGTCTAATGATGGATGaaattgttttccttcattttctctgCTAAAATTAAGCCAGAGATGCATGTTTCAACAGATGTTGCCCTGTGTAGGCTGAAACATGTTGGTAGAGCCTATCTACATATATTTAAAACTCAGACATGTATAGAGAGTATTAACAGGGGCTTCACACatccaaaacaaacagaatgTGCTCCCAAGCTGCACCCTGGGAACCTTCAGGCAGGAAGTGGTGGGGGATCTCCCACTCTTAGCCAGCTGACATGCTGGCATGCATGTCCTTGCCAGCTCTTCCTTTGCCATAGGACATTCCTATGCGCTGAGTTACCGGGGAAAAATGTGGGCTTTCTAAACACTCTGAAAAAACAGTTTTTTAACTGTTGCACTGGGGAATAAGTGTGATGGGAAAACAAAACTTCATTCCCCCTAGACTGTTACTAGATATAAACAGATAAAATAAGGCCATAGCTTTCTGATGGCACAGGTATTCCAAAACTGGGACAGGACTTTTAAATAGGATGATGTTGCTTAGCCCTCCCGAGAAGATTTGCTGTAAGAGAGGCAGTGAAATTAGCTGGGTGTCATGTTCTCTTGAAAAGCAAGATTCCTGTTTCCCAGGTGAGTATTGCACAAGTACCATAAAATCCAGAAGACCAATTTCTCCCAGTGCAGGCAGGTATAACCACAGAATTTAGTAACATTGCTTTTGCTTAAGACAGATTTGACTACAGCCCCAAACTTGAGAGAGAAAGATATGCTCCTTAAAGCAactaaaaaaatcacagaataattttggTTAAAAGGGGCACTTGGGTGCCATCATCCTTCTGCTTCAAGCACATCACCAATGTAAAAAACAGATGATAGTCACCAGGCACTTAAGTATGAAGTTTCCATTATAAACAGAAATACCTCCTTGCTCTGGCTGAGAGGTTGTTTTCAGTGCTCCCCACTGACACCTCAGTGGTTGTTTCTCCCACACAGCACGCTctgggctggtgctggctgTGAGGAGCCCCAGCTCCCAGTGACTGCTCTCCATGCACATGCTGCTGTGGCAGCCCTGACCAGTGCAGGGGACAGGAACACAATTTCATGTTACTGGGACCCTGCTTGGCTCAGACACACCAACCACAGTGGTGGCAGGACAGCATCAACAAGGCACTACAACTTTTAGGATCGGGAGGTCCTGGCCTCACTAATTCAAGAAGCTGTTTGCTGCAGAACATTCCTTCATCTGCTTCCAGATTCCCCAGGAAGAACCCGATTTATTCCaactctttttcctcctctttttgtACACAATTCGACAAAATCAACAGAACTGAGAACACCAAAGCATGTTCTTCCCCTTTCTCTGCTCATTAGTATATTCGGCAGCTCTGTTTCAAATTGAATACCTGAGAAGTGAGtggaaatattttagaaatgcatcacacacacacacacacacacacacacacacacacacacacactcctaAGCTGGCTGGAGGCTGCCTATGGCTCAGTATGGGAAAGCTTCATTCAGATGTGCAAGCAAGGACGAAGCAGACAAGCAACAAAGGGGCTCTTGTGAATTgtcaaaatacattaaaatgcaCTGGCATGCACAGGCTAACTTCTGTTTGGGAATACCTGGGAAACAAAGGCAGCTCTCCAATTGAGGGCATATCCGATTAGGAGTTCTCCATTATCTCAGGTTTGCTTTTAGCAGtgatcccagcactgctgtcctctCCAAACCAGCAGAATGTCTTTCTGGGAAAGACCCAGTCATGCAGGAGCAATGCTGCTGGCTCGACATGGCTGCACAACCAGAATAAATAATAACTGTTTACGCTGCTCTGTCCACAGAAGCTGCACAGCTGTGGTTACAAACAGCTAATTTGTCACACGCTCCCTCCCTGCACCAAACTGATTCCCTCCAAGCGGGCAGAGCACTCCACAGGCTTCTCTTGTGCAAGGAGAGAAAGGCAGCCTTGGCAGGAGAAGCCAGTCCTTGGCTGTGCCCACCTcaagctgctggggctgccgTGAGGGTGACCTTGGGCATCGAGCACCTTCCAAACTTAGGAGGTGGTGCTGGCCTTGAGGAACTTACTGCTACTCAGTGAAGGGACAGAAGAAGGCAGGAAGTGGCAAAAACTGAAGCAGAGTGATCAAATTGTTAATAAATACATACTGTGATGTTCCATTGGATTTTAATAACCAACCACATATGGGCATCTCTGGACTGGCTCCCTGCTTTGCCAGCACTCACAGCCTTTCTTCTCTTGTAACATGTCAGTTGTCCTCAGCTGCTACTCCAGCTCTCCCTGTGAGCCAGACTGCCCCATGGCCCTCCTCACAGCCCCTGTTCATTCTCCACCTGGAACTCAAGCCTTCCTTCACCTGCAAGTGGTAACCTGGGAAGGAGCACCTGCATCCTACACTGGAAAGCCTTGTTTCTTTAGCCTCACAATTGACTCCTCCACTAGAAACAAGCCACCTCTAACCAGATATTTCTATTTGGGCCAACATACTGAAGaaatgggagaggaaaaacattAGGCAAGATATTTCAATGCCTCTTCCTGTGCCTGCTGTCTGTCAGAGAGTCAAGCCTTGATTTACAACAACCGCAGGGTGCTGATTATTGATCTGCA
Encoded proteins:
- the MAMLD1 gene encoding mastermind-like domain-containing protein 1 isoform X1 produces the protein MLLVSQRVEAPRMEPHIPLQGSIKRKLEDDSSPASSGVPDVTFPNDSKRLCLDDVNLAMGQGANPNMVCPEMQSSPFSSGHSTSSLGVAGHPVLLENNHMNGGGIGSPFSVPANTEINQKGSIGGQTNNIVHYDEKGNSLQSVDQELQDLLEELTKMPDPSPNDLDLEKILCSKAEDPLGLSHSQPNISTTPKSSPQTSHLENHVANKDFSPGCNPASGGSPQMRPSSAGANFQVPPSNKPAASPISTAAQNKNQPPPMLPVPLPNMPGSNWHAQQLKQLAASKQVSGTKQQVQAPSWPTMSPPGLSPPYRAGSSPHHQPFSPQNVMVSGMPANNLPGNNIQSPQNTLLSSMTSSSTPSNGPSPPYGSEKLSSPALSQQPFSPQSSMLPALTAASLPASSIKSPQNNLVASMASTNTGPSPPYRPEKLSSPALHQQPFSPQGTLMSNITPTSNPTSMQNSLFKSMTTNQTKNMNIIMQQPSSSLQPGLVNESPVSQDQFSFNNTKPLSHFASESATQKMSPLTAGQGQQSLIHYLQQQQQQQQTPATQQSQQTNNSQFLQQQFRQLMQPHRMQRQMQAATLPSQSRQDQNPGIVARLQEPGSIPSGGSVPAPATVNGYTMRNHLLKQQIMKRQLMQEKQRQNMLGVTSEQRSLFAAQQINQFQAVQQPIPADCNQVIPAPPPNHRMLPSNPAMLQSTLGSGMASATASQSSGTMVMIPHNPGKQQGIFPPNSDFNIPLRPSQNSLGMNSGCQTVHSHSTVRPGMPMGGFSSGSLANHSATQQHLRQPSVPRIPNVYPNSSAQMWTPTTVPRMPNQSQMDTSMQQFSGNTVFSKQSVRPSTPGQAFSQQAVVPPNQIAPGIQVRQMQKLSMGQSGQGLSSVSNQNLRHNLTRGPLPAMNVMKSLPQGVSSFNHLNPAPGLGPPSYPSTGQPDAFSRMSAAAELPQYDFVSQHSNSIMPANCSDTDFLDSLMKNSSSNDEEWLNNLTMIDDILGQHAQSSGHV
- the MAMLD1 gene encoding mastermind-like domain-containing protein 1 isoform X2, whose protein sequence is MGQGANPNMVCPEMQSSPFSSGHSTSSLGVAGHPVLLENNHMNGGGIGSPFSVPANTEINQKGSIGGQTNNIVHYDEKGNSLQSVDQELQDLLEELTKMPDPSPNDLDLEKILCSKAEDPLGLSHSQPNISTTPKSSPQTSHLENHVANKDFSPGCNPASGGSPQMRPSSAGANFQVPPSNKPAASPISTAAQNKNQPPPMLPVPLPNMPGSNWHAQQLKQLAASKQVSGTKQQVQAPSWPTMSPPGLSPPYRAGSSPHHQPFSPQNVMVSGMPANNLPGNNIQSPQNTLLSSMTSSSTPSNGPSPPYGSEKLSSPALSQQPFSPQSSMLPALTAASLPASSIKSPQNNLVASMASTNTGPSPPYRPEKLSSPALHQQPFSPQGTLMSNITPTSNPTSMQNSLFKSMTTNQTKNMNIIMQQPSSSLQPGLVNESPVSQDQFSFNNTKPLSHFASESATQKMSPLTAGQGQQSLIHYLQQQQQQQQTPATQQSQQTNNSQFLQQQFRQLMQPHRMQRQMQAATLPSQSRQDQNPGIVARLQEPGSIPSGGSVPAPATVNGYTMRNHLLKQQIMKRQLMQEKQRQNMLGVTSEQRSLFAAQQINQFQAVQQPIPADCNQVIPAPPPNHRMLPSNPAMLQSTLGSGMASATASQSSGTMVMIPHNPGKQQGIFPPNSDFNIPLRPSQNSLGMNSGCQTVHSHSTVRPGMPMGGFSSGSLANHSATQQHLRQPSVPRIPNVYPNSSAQMWTPTTVPRMPNQSQMDTSMQQFSGNTVFSKQSVRPSTPGQAFSQQAVVPPNQIAPGIQVRQMQKLSMGQSGQGLSSVSNQNLRHNLTRGPLPAMNVMKSLPQGVSSFNHLNPAPGLGPPSYPSTGQPDAFSRMSAAAELPQYDFVSQHSNSIMPANCSDTDFLDSLMKNSSSNDEEWLNNLTMIDDILGQHAQSSGHV